From Chiloscyllium punctatum isolate Juve2018m chromosome 36, sChiPun1.3, whole genome shotgun sequence, the proteins below share one genomic window:
- the LOC140460026 gene encoding uncharacterized protein — MGERPFSCPECGQAFSNSSHLLTHQRVHTGERPFSCPECGKDFRNSSHLLTHQRVHTGERPFGCPECGKAFSNSSHLRSHQRVYTGERPFSCPECGKAFSNSSHLLRHQRVHTGERPFSCTECGKAFSNSSNLLSHQQVHTGKRLFPCTECGKAFRYSSHLLTHQRVHTGERPFSCPECGKAFRHSTNLLTHRRVHTGERPFPCPGCGKAFSNSSNLLRHQRVHTGERPFSCPECGKGFTRSSYLRSHQRVHVPSQGD, encoded by the coding sequence atgggggagaggcccttcagctgccccgagtgcgggcaggccttcagcaattcctctcacctgctgacccaccagcgggtccacacgggggagaggcccttcagctgccccgagtgcgggaaggacTTCAGGAATTCCTCCCacttgctgacccaccagcgggtccacacgggggagaggcccttcggctgccctgaatgtgggaaggccttcagcaattcctcccacctgcggagccACCAGCGGGTCTacacgggggagagacccttcagctgccccgagtgtgggaaggccttcagcaattcctcccacctactgaggcaccagcgggtccacacgggggagaggcccttcagctgcaccgagtgtgggaaggccttcagtaattCTTCTAACCTGCTAAgccaccagcaggtccacacgggGAAGAGGCTGTTCCCTTgcacagagtgtgggaaggccttcaggtaTTCTTCTCacttgctgacccaccagcgggtccacaccggggagaggcccttcagctgccccgagtgtgggaaggccttcaggcaTTCCActaacctgctgacccaccggcgggtccacacgggggagaggccgttcccctgccccgggtgcgggaaggccttcagcaattcctctaacctgctgaggcaccagcgggtccacacgggggagaggcccttcagctgccccgagtgcgggaagggcttcacccgctcctccTACCTGCGGAGCCACCAGCGAGTTCATGTACCATCGCAGGGCGATTGA